One Leifsonia shinshuensis DNA window includes the following coding sequences:
- a CDS encoding WXG100 family type VII secretion target, with translation MANMNVTYGEMTDAANRLTAGKDDITAKLHELQNLVNGLVNGGFVTDQASGAFHTSYEQFTKGTTDAVNGLDGMSQFLTKAADALQNVDSELAKGIGG, from the coding sequence ATGGCCAACATGAACGTCACGTACGGCGAGATGACCGATGCCGCCAACCGTCTCACCGCGGGCAAGGACGACATCACCGCGAAGCTGCACGAGCTCCAGAACCTCGTGAACGGGCTCGTCAACGGCGGCTTCGTCACCGACCAGGCGTCCGGCGCGTTCCACACGTCGTACGAGCAGTTCACCAAGGGCACCACGGACGCCGTCAACGGCCTCGACGGGATGTCGCAGTTCCTGACCAAGGCCGCCGACGCCCTCCAGAACGTCGACAGCGAGCTGGCCAAGGGCATCGGCGGCTGA
- a CDS encoding FtsK/SpoIIIE domain-containing protein — protein MRLKLTLARSAGSTDDIVVTADAAASISEVAATIARIDPKRTGPAGEGGALTLRAQLPGQAEPLILPPDAPVGEAWIGSGATVALADAGLHYAPPQLGEAPVVATLRVVSGPEAGTEFALRAGSTVLGRDEDCDIVLQDPLVSKRHVRFEAGDGVEVVDLGSANGVVVDGGVVTRFTVRRTETMLIGDTEVALTVAAGSETLPAATPTAGPVFFNRSPRVERRYAGQVFAAPEVPGEKDDPPFPLLAMITPLLLGGAMFALTRQPTTLLFVLLSPVMLAGNFFANRTRGKRKLAKQIVVFEQRLDALSARLDEERRAETELRRAETPTTADALAQAVRREPLLWTRRPEHWSFLNLQLGRGSMTSRNSVQATERGELIPEFQERLDAVIRSHERVEDVPVLDNLYESGALGIAGPEQLAAGSVNSVLVQLTALHSPAELVVAALVSPRWSKELGWLKWMPHTSSPHSPITGGHLADSASSAASVLSALEGLVEERLAASRKGAQRRGAMEQDRAAQERGSEVGGGRTGEGTQSPVPAVVVVISDDVALDRPRLVQFAEAAADAGVFPVWIADDLAALPAVCRTYLAHTDQPHRATAGFVRTGETVDDVVTEPVSAATALDFARRMAPVIDSGALVADASDLPRAVSLVTLLGHDLAESSSAVIDRWRQNASIHDRAAGARPAKRRPGTLRATVGSSGVDPMHLDLRTQGPHALVGGTTGAGKSEFLQAWVLGMAAEYSPDRVTFLFVDYKGGSAFADCVSLPHCVGLVTDLSPHLVRRALTSLRAELHHREHLLNRKKAKDLLELEKRGDPESPPALVLVIDEFAALVGEVPEFVDGVVDIAQRGRSLGIHLIMATQRPAGVIKDNLRANTNLRIALRMADESDSQDVVGVADAAHFDPGLPGRGLAKTGPGRLVTFQSAYGGGWTTREPERAGIEVAELRFGGEVRWEEERPAEQPERDLGPTDQQRLVSAIVRAQAAAHIPAPRRPWLDELAAGYDLGLLRQRTDAELLLGVSDIPDRQEQRPVYFRPDIDGNLAIYGTGGSGKSTVLRTLASAAAITPRGGPVHVYGLDFGAGSLRMLEKLPHVGSIIPGDDAERIVRLFRTLKQVLEERGPRYAEANASSITEYRSLTGRHDEPRILLLVDGFPSFREDFEIPAGRSQWYDVFRDILADGRRLGMHVALTGDRAGAVPTAIGSLVQRRVVLRLAEDGYGMLDVPSDILSPASPPGRAIVDGYETQIAVLGGSRAVADQSEAVRRLAEAMQRAGVLPAPAIGSLPKEVALATLPAMHAETPVLGVSDIDLGPYGFEPSGTMLVAGPPASGRSTALASLAASLARFDPETRLYYLGSARSPLASSGLWTDTALTPAAAAELAKDLAVAVADPDTEGRIAVFVESIGDFLQTPADSAIVELVRAARRSDHLLVAEAETSAWGSSWPLLGEVKNGRRGLLLQPDSIEGDLLLKTPLPRLNRSEFPPGRGMYISKGAFTRVQIPV, from the coding sequence GTGCGCCTCAAACTCACTCTCGCCCGGTCCGCCGGCAGCACGGACGACATCGTGGTCACCGCCGACGCCGCCGCCAGCATCTCGGAGGTCGCTGCGACCATCGCCCGGATCGACCCGAAGCGCACCGGGCCGGCGGGCGAGGGCGGCGCGCTCACGCTGCGCGCGCAGCTCCCCGGGCAGGCCGAGCCGCTCATCCTGCCGCCGGACGCGCCGGTCGGCGAGGCGTGGATCGGCAGCGGCGCGACGGTCGCGCTCGCGGACGCGGGCCTCCACTACGCCCCGCCGCAGCTGGGCGAGGCCCCGGTGGTCGCCACGCTCCGGGTCGTGAGCGGCCCGGAGGCCGGGACGGAGTTCGCGCTGCGCGCCGGCTCCACCGTGCTCGGCCGCGACGAGGACTGCGACATCGTGCTCCAGGACCCGTTGGTGTCGAAACGCCACGTCCGCTTCGAGGCCGGCGACGGCGTGGAGGTCGTGGACCTCGGCTCGGCCAACGGCGTGGTCGTCGACGGCGGCGTGGTGACGCGCTTCACGGTGCGGCGCACGGAGACGATGCTGATCGGGGACACCGAGGTCGCGCTGACCGTCGCCGCCGGGTCGGAGACGCTGCCCGCGGCGACGCCGACCGCCGGGCCGGTGTTCTTCAACCGCTCCCCGCGCGTCGAGCGGCGCTACGCGGGCCAGGTGTTCGCCGCGCCCGAGGTGCCGGGCGAGAAGGACGACCCGCCCTTCCCGCTGCTGGCCATGATCACGCCCTTGCTGCTCGGCGGCGCGATGTTCGCCCTGACCCGGCAGCCGACGACCCTGCTGTTCGTGCTGCTCTCCCCCGTGATGCTCGCCGGCAACTTCTTCGCGAACCGCACGCGCGGCAAGCGCAAGCTGGCGAAGCAGATCGTCGTCTTCGAGCAGCGCCTGGACGCCCTGAGCGCCCGGCTGGACGAGGAGCGCCGCGCCGAGACCGAGCTGCGCCGCGCAGAGACGCCGACGACGGCCGACGCGCTGGCCCAGGCGGTGCGCCGCGAGCCGCTGCTCTGGACGCGGCGGCCCGAGCACTGGTCGTTCCTCAACCTCCAGCTCGGCCGCGGGTCGATGACCTCCCGCAACAGCGTGCAGGCGACAGAGCGCGGCGAGCTGATCCCGGAGTTCCAGGAGCGGCTCGACGCGGTCATCCGATCGCACGAGCGGGTGGAGGACGTGCCCGTCCTGGACAACCTGTACGAGTCGGGCGCGCTCGGGATCGCCGGGCCGGAGCAGCTCGCCGCCGGCTCGGTCAACTCGGTCCTCGTGCAGCTCACCGCCCTCCACTCGCCTGCCGAGCTGGTCGTGGCCGCGCTGGTGTCGCCGCGCTGGTCGAAGGAGCTGGGCTGGCTCAAGTGGATGCCGCACACGTCGTCTCCGCACAGCCCGATCACCGGCGGTCACCTGGCCGACAGCGCGTCGAGTGCGGCGTCGGTGCTCAGCGCACTGGAGGGCCTGGTGGAGGAGCGGCTCGCGGCGAGCAGGAAGGGTGCGCAGCGCCGCGGCGCGATGGAGCAGGACCGCGCGGCGCAGGAGCGCGGCTCGGAGGTCGGCGGCGGCCGCACCGGCGAGGGCACGCAGTCGCCGGTGCCGGCCGTGGTCGTCGTGATCTCCGACGACGTCGCCCTCGACCGCCCGAGGCTCGTGCAGTTCGCCGAAGCGGCGGCCGACGCCGGGGTGTTCCCGGTCTGGATCGCGGACGATCTCGCCGCGCTGCCGGCCGTCTGCCGCACGTACCTCGCGCACACCGACCAGCCGCACCGCGCGACCGCTGGGTTCGTCCGCACCGGCGAGACCGTGGACGATGTGGTCACCGAGCCCGTCTCCGCCGCCACCGCGCTCGACTTCGCCCGCCGGATGGCTCCGGTGATCGACTCCGGCGCGCTCGTCGCCGACGCGAGCGACCTTCCGCGAGCGGTGTCGCTGGTGACGCTGCTCGGCCACGACCTCGCGGAGTCGTCGTCCGCCGTGATCGACCGCTGGCGGCAGAACGCCTCGATCCACGACCGCGCAGCCGGAGCCCGCCCGGCCAAGCGGCGGCCGGGGACCCTGCGCGCCACGGTCGGCTCCTCCGGCGTCGACCCGATGCACCTCGACCTGCGCACGCAGGGGCCGCACGCGCTCGTCGGCGGCACGACGGGAGCGGGGAAGAGCGAGTTCCTGCAGGCGTGGGTGCTCGGGATGGCGGCCGAGTACAGCCCGGACCGGGTCACCTTCCTCTTCGTCGACTACAAGGGCGGGTCGGCCTTCGCGGACTGCGTCAGCCTCCCGCACTGCGTCGGCCTCGTCACCGACCTCTCTCCGCACCTCGTCCGGCGTGCGCTGACCAGCCTCCGCGCCGAGCTGCACCATCGCGAGCACCTGCTCAACCGCAAGAAGGCGAAGGACCTGCTGGAGCTGGAGAAGCGCGGCGACCCGGAGAGCCCGCCCGCGCTCGTGCTGGTCATCGACGAGTTCGCCGCGCTCGTCGGCGAGGTGCCGGAGTTCGTGGACGGCGTCGTGGACATCGCCCAGCGCGGCCGCTCGCTCGGTATCCACCTGATCATGGCGACGCAGCGGCCGGCCGGCGTCATCAAGGACAACCTGCGCGCCAACACCAACCTGCGGATCGCGCTGCGGATGGCCGACGAGTCGGACAGCCAGGACGTCGTCGGTGTCGCGGACGCGGCCCATTTCGACCCGGGACTCCCCGGGCGCGGGCTGGCGAAGACGGGTCCCGGCCGGCTCGTGACCTTCCAGTCGGCGTACGGCGGCGGCTGGACCACGCGCGAGCCCGAGCGCGCGGGCATCGAGGTGGCCGAGCTGCGCTTCGGCGGCGAGGTGCGCTGGGAGGAGGAGCGGCCGGCTGAGCAGCCGGAGCGCGACCTCGGGCCCACCGACCAGCAGCGGCTCGTCTCGGCGATCGTCCGCGCGCAGGCGGCAGCGCACATCCCGGCGCCGCGCCGGCCCTGGCTGGACGAGCTGGCGGCCGGGTACGACCTGGGCCTGCTGCGGCAGCGGACCGATGCGGAGCTCCTGCTCGGCGTCTCCGACATCCCCGACCGGCAGGAGCAGCGGCCGGTGTACTTCCGGCCCGACATCGACGGCAACCTCGCGATCTACGGCACGGGAGGTTCGGGCAAGTCGACGGTGCTGCGCACGCTCGCGTCGGCGGCGGCGATCACCCCGCGCGGTGGGCCGGTGCACGTCTACGGCCTCGACTTCGGCGCGGGCAGCCTCCGGATGCTGGAGAAGCTGCCGCACGTCGGCTCCATCATCCCGGGCGACGACGCCGAGCGGATCGTCCGGCTGTTCCGCACGCTGAAACAGGTGCTGGAGGAGCGCGGGCCGCGGTACGCCGAGGCGAACGCGTCCAGCATCACCGAGTACCGGTCGCTGACCGGCCGGCACGACGAGCCGCGCATCCTGCTGCTGGTCGACGGCTTCCCGAGCTTCCGCGAGGACTTCGAGATCCCGGCCGGGCGGTCGCAGTGGTACGACGTCTTCCGCGACATCCTCGCCGACGGTCGCCGGCTCGGGATGCACGTCGCGCTCACCGGCGACCGGGCCGGCGCGGTGCCCACCGCGATCGGCTCGCTCGTGCAGCGCCGCGTCGTGCTGCGGCTGGCGGAGGACGGCTACGGGATGCTCGACGTGCCGAGCGACATCCTCTCGCCGGCGTCGCCTCCCGGCCGCGCGATCGTCGACGGCTACGAGACGCAGATCGCCGTGCTCGGCGGGTCGCGCGCGGTCGCGGACCAATCGGAGGCCGTGCGGAGGCTCGCGGAGGCGATGCAGCGGGCGGGCGTCCTCCCCGCGCCGGCGATCGGCTCGCTGCCCAAGGAGGTCGCGCTCGCGACGCTGCCCGCCATGCATGCCGAGACGCCGGTGCTCGGCGTGAGCGACATCGACCTCGGGCCGTACGGCTTCGAGCCGAGCGGGACCATGCTGGTCGCCGGGCCGCCCGCGAGCGGACGCAGCACCGCGCTCGCGTCGCTCGCGGCCTCCCTCGCCCGCTTCGACCCGGAGACGCGGCTCTACTACCTCGGGTCGGCACGCTCGCCGCTGGCGTCGTCGGGGCTCTGGACCGACACCGCGCTCACCCCGGCCGCCGCCGCCGAGCTGGCCAAGGACCTGGCGGTGGCCGTGGCGGACCCGGACACCGAGGGCCGGATCGCTGTCTTCGTGGAGAGCATCGGCGACTTCCTGCAGACGCCAGCGGACTCCGCCATCGTCGAGCTGGTCCGCGCCGCCCGGCGCAGCGACCACCTGCTCGTCGCGGAGGCGGAGACGAGTGCGTGGGGCTCGTCGTGGCCGCTCCTCGGCGAGGTGAAGAACGGGCGCCGCGGGCTGCTGCTCCAGCCGGACTCGATCGAGGGCGACCTGCTGCTGAAGACGCCGCTGCCCCGGCTGAACCGGTCGGAGTTCCCTCCGGGGCGGGGGATGTACATCAGCAAGGGGGCGTTCACGCGGGTGCAGATACCGGTGTGA
- a CDS encoding putative T7SS-secreted protein, giving the protein MSDREFQPLAGDPDLLETKAKHYQAIGEAIQRASKELNKIHDLDGYKSQAVSKLQEMSKDTADDITKAKDRYSTTATALLTYASTLREAKDDADKAIALIGQKQGDADAAAKTAATAHSDAQNAKPEDASTANKAATDAADASRSANAALQAAHQAWYDARDKKDAAAQKAIDAIVDVVDHHNNGLVNPGFWDKVMDVISTIGDIAGVLAIFLSWVPILGQVLVVIALVASVIKLIDSIVKFANGEGSFLDIVGAAVGVALSLFGGRIFAFLGKAARIKGLARLPKLVGGVRTSPNAMLKMQIGKRLMKSATTKLFDKPLNDVNPIKIWQAAGESAAGQRAAYKALFTDGADKMKALRTLAGIDQNITKAVSHDLRAKEFNPLTAVAAYHQGSVLFNKGVDLVNAPGKVDGLVNKVSGGPSHSDLPKLPSLDLTKFALDNADKYAPTYKSNNVWGG; this is encoded by the coding sequence ATGAGCGACCGCGAGTTCCAGCCGCTGGCGGGCGACCCCGACCTGCTCGAGACCAAGGCCAAGCACTACCAGGCGATCGGGGAGGCCATCCAGCGGGCCTCCAAGGAACTGAACAAGATCCACGACCTGGACGGTTACAAATCGCAGGCCGTGTCCAAGCTGCAGGAGATGTCGAAGGACACCGCCGACGACATCACCAAGGCGAAGGACCGCTACTCCACGACCGCCACCGCCCTGCTGACCTACGCCTCCACGCTGCGGGAGGCCAAGGACGACGCCGACAAGGCGATCGCGCTGATCGGCCAGAAGCAGGGCGACGCCGACGCCGCCGCGAAGACGGCGGCGACGGCCCACAGCGACGCGCAGAACGCGAAGCCGGAGGACGCCTCCACGGCGAACAAGGCCGCGACCGACGCCGCCGACGCCTCCCGCAGCGCGAACGCCGCCCTCCAGGCCGCGCACCAGGCCTGGTACGACGCCCGCGACAAGAAGGACGCGGCGGCGCAGAAGGCCATCGACGCGATCGTGGACGTGGTCGACCACCACAACAACGGGCTGGTCAACCCGGGGTTCTGGGACAAGGTCATGGACGTGATCAGCACGATCGGCGACATCGCGGGAGTGCTGGCGATCTTCCTCTCCTGGGTGCCCATCCTCGGCCAGGTGCTGGTGGTGATCGCGCTCGTCGCGTCGGTGATCAAACTGATCGACTCGATCGTGAAGTTCGCGAACGGCGAGGGCAGCTTCCTCGACATCGTCGGCGCCGCGGTCGGCGTCGCGCTCAGCCTGTTCGGCGGCCGGATCTTCGCGTTCCTCGGCAAGGCCGCCCGCATCAAGGGCCTGGCCCGCCTGCCGAAGCTGGTCGGCGGCGTCCGCACCTCGCCCAACGCGATGCTGAAGATGCAGATCGGCAAACGCCTGATGAAGTCCGCGACGACGAAGCTGTTCGACAAGCCGCTGAACGACGTCAACCCGATCAAGATCTGGCAGGCAGCCGGGGAGTCCGCGGCGGGCCAGCGGGCAGCGTACAAGGCGCTGTTCACGGACGGCGCCGACAAGATGAAGGCGCTGCGCACCCTCGCCGGCATCGACCAGAACATCACCAAGGCCGTCTCCCACGACCTGCGGGCGAAGGAGTTCAACCCGCTGACCGCGGTCGCCGCGTACCATCAGGGCAGCGTGCTGTTCAACAAGGGGGTCGACCTGGTGAACGCTCCTGGAAAGGTCGACGGCCTCGTGAACAAGGTCTCGGGAGGCCCGAGCCACAGCGACCTCCCGAAGCTGCCGAGCCTCGACCTCACCAAGTTCGCGCTCGACAACGCGGACAAGTACGCGCCCACCTACAAGAGCAACAACGTCTGGGGAGGCTGA
- a CDS encoding DUF6121 family protein — protein sequence MREERSYAIVVACFAAGLYLAVLVAAFGLISLATNTEVIPDPSAGPLVGPVMTGVAVAVLLVLLILTGTRVPGDQQRVAPLGALGAGVACYLAYCLAGGVAGSLATGDVLHFALFAAGQLASLYAIAVGVAGFLIMLLYQLVLVGRFKQRGRPRWPWEQPDDE from the coding sequence ATGCGTGAGGAGCGTTCCTACGCCATCGTCGTCGCCTGCTTCGCCGCCGGCCTCTACCTGGCCGTCCTCGTCGCCGCGTTCGGCCTGATCTCGCTGGCGACGAACACCGAGGTGATCCCGGATCCGTCCGCCGGGCCGCTGGTCGGCCCGGTCATGACCGGCGTCGCCGTCGCGGTGCTCCTCGTCCTGCTGATCCTCACCGGTACCCGCGTGCCCGGCGACCAGCAGCGCGTCGCGCCCCTGGGCGCGCTCGGGGCCGGCGTCGCGTGCTACCTCGCATACTGCCTGGCCGGGGGAGTAGCAGGCTCGCTCGCGACCGGGGACGTCCTCCACTTCGCGCTGTTCGCAGCCGGGCAGCTCGCGAGCCTCTATGCCATCGCCGTCGGCGTCGCGGGATTCCTGATCATGCTGCTCTACCAGCTCGTGCTCGTCGGGCGCTTCAAGCAGCGTGGGAGGCCGCGCTGGCCGTGGGAGCAGCCTGATGACGAATAG
- the rpsL gene encoding 30S ribosomal protein S12: MPTIQQLVRKGRTPKVTKTKAPALKSNPQQRGVCTRVYTTTPKKPNSALRKVARVKLSNGTEVTAYIPGEGHNLQEHSMVLVRGGRVKDLPGVRYKIVRGALDTQAVKNRKQARSRYGAKMEKK; the protein is encoded by the coding sequence GTGCCAACCATTCAGCAGTTGGTTCGGAAGGGCCGGACGCCGAAGGTCACCAAGACCAAGGCTCCCGCTCTGAAGTCCAACCCCCAGCAGCGCGGCGTGTGCACCCGTGTCTACACCACCACCCCCAAGAAGCCGAACTCGGCGCTCCGCAAGGTCGCGCGTGTCAAGCTCTCGAACGGGACCGAGGTCACCGCGTACATCCCCGGTGAGGGCCACAACCTGCAGGAGCACTCGATGGTGCTCGTCCGCGGCGGCCGTGTGAAGGACCTGCCCGGCGTTCGTTACAAGATCGTCCGCGGCGCCCTGGACACCCAGGCCGTCAAGAACCGCAAGCAGGCTCGCAGCCGCTACGGCGCGAAGATGGAGAAGAAGTAA
- the rpsG gene encoding 30S ribosomal protein S7 yields MPRKGPAPKRPVVADPVYGSPVVSQLVNKILLDGKKGLAERIVYDALEGVSTKSGQDAVATLKKALDNIRPTLEVRSRRVGGSTYQVPVEVKPHRANTLALRWLTSYAKGRREKTMTERLTNEILDASNGLGAAVKRREDTHKMAESNKAFAHYRW; encoded by the coding sequence ATGCCTCGCAAGGGTCCCGCTCCGAAGCGCCCCGTCGTCGCCGACCCGGTGTACGGCTCGCCGGTCGTCAGCCAGCTCGTCAACAAGATCCTCCTCGACGGCAAGAAGGGCCTCGCCGAGCGCATCGTCTACGACGCGCTCGAGGGCGTCTCGACCAAGTCCGGCCAGGACGCGGTCGCCACGCTGAAGAAGGCGCTCGACAACATCCGCCCGACCCTCGAGGTCCGCAGCCGCCGCGTCGGCGGCTCGACCTACCAGGTGCCGGTCGAGGTCAAGCCGCACCGCGCCAACACCCTGGCGCTGCGCTGGCTCACCAGCTACGCCAAGGGCCGTCGCGAGAAGACGATGACCGAGCGTCTCACCAACGAGATCCTCGACGCCTCCAACGGCCTCGGCGCCGCTGTCAAGCGCCGCGAGGACACGCACAAGATGGCCGAGTCGAACAAGGCCTTCGCGCACTACCGCTGGTAA
- a CDS encoding WecB/TagA/CpsF family glycosyltransferase, with the protein MQTFERAVIGGLQLDRADLDESSRHVIDLARADGGIVVTSNVSISRHLRTVGLPELERETSFWTVDGVPLTWLLRIAGKGRFPRVTGTDLMNAVIGHPAANGLRVGIVGAAAAEAQAFYRARGHQHVHGADLPFAEPDSSALIDAASAFIERVRPDVLFVCLGFPKQERLILELRRRHSGGIVYIGAGAAAQMNTGHFPRAPHLLRRLGLEWVWRMGQDPSRLVKRYLLQDLPWLVGMLPVALAERLRSRRRQAVAEPRPLSTASRDRSAPERADRAA; encoded by the coding sequence GTGCAGACCTTCGAACGCGCCGTCATCGGCGGCCTCCAGCTCGACCGCGCCGACCTCGACGAGTCCAGCCGGCACGTCATCGACCTCGCCCGCGCGGACGGCGGGATCGTCGTCACCTCCAACGTGTCCATCTCCCGCCACCTGCGCACCGTCGGCCTCCCCGAGCTCGAGCGGGAGACCTCGTTCTGGACCGTGGACGGCGTCCCGCTCACCTGGCTGCTGCGGATCGCCGGCAAGGGGCGCTTCCCCCGTGTCACCGGCACCGACCTGATGAACGCCGTCATCGGGCACCCCGCGGCGAACGGCCTGCGCGTGGGAATCGTGGGCGCGGCGGCGGCGGAGGCGCAGGCCTTCTACCGCGCGCGCGGCCACCAGCACGTGCACGGCGCGGACCTTCCGTTCGCCGAGCCGGACAGCTCCGCCCTGATCGACGCCGCGAGCGCGTTCATCGAGCGGGTCCGGCCGGATGTCCTGTTCGTCTGCCTGGGCTTCCCGAAGCAGGAGCGCCTGATCCTCGAACTGCGCCGGCGGCACTCCGGCGGCATCGTCTACATCGGGGCCGGGGCCGCCGCCCAGATGAACACGGGACACTTCCCGCGCGCGCCGCACCTCCTGCGGCGGCTCGGGCTGGAGTGGGTGTGGCGGATGGGGCAGGACCCGTCGCGGCTCGTCAAGCGCTATCTGCTCCAGGACCTGCCGTGGCTCGTCGGGATGCTGCCGGTCGCCCTGGCCGAGCGGCTGCGGAGCCGCCGCCGCCAGGCCGTCGCGGAACCTCGTCCGCTCAGCACAGCCTCGCGTGATCGCTCCGCGCCGGAGCGCGCGGACCGGGCGGCTTAG
- the fusA gene encoding elongation factor G: MAQDVLTDLKKVRNIGIMAHIDAGKTTTTERILFYTGVNHKIGETHDGASTTDWMEQEKERGITITSAAVTCFWNKNQINIIDTPGHVDFTVEVERSLRVLDGAVAVFDAKEGVEPQSETVWRQADKYVVPRICFVNKMDKLGADFYFTVDTIVSRLGAKPLVMQLPIGSESDFVGVVDLVEMRALVWPGDAKGDVTMGAKYEVQEIPADLQEKAEEYRNRLLETVAETDDALLEKFFGGEEITIPEIKAAIRKLTVNNEIYPVLCGSAFKNRGVQPMLDAVIDYLPSPLDVPAIEAHNPRDEEQVILRHADSTEPFSALAFKVAVHPFFGRLTYVRVYSGRVDSGAAVVNSTKGKKERIGKIFQMHANKENPVDYVTAGNIYAVIGLKDTTTGDTLSDPDNQVVLESMTFPEPVIEVAIEPKTKADQEKLGTAIQKLAEEDPTFRTEQNQETGQTVIKGMGELHLDILVDRMKREFNVEANVGKPQVAYRETLRRAVEKYDYTHKKQTGGSGQFAKVQITLEPLEVTPETSYEFVNAVTGGRVPREYIPSVDAGIQDAMQVGVLAGFPTVGVKATLVDGASHDVDSSEMAFKIAGSMAYKEAARKANPVLLEPLMAVEVRTPEEYMGDVIGDLNSRRGQIQSMEDASGVKVVRANVPLSEMFGYIGDLRSKTSGRAVYSMQFDSYAEVPKAVADEIVQKSKGE; this comes from the coding sequence GTGGCACAGGACGTGCTCACCGACCTGAAGAAGGTCCGCAACATCGGCATCATGGCCCACATCGATGCCGGCAAGACCACCACGACCGAGCGCATCCTGTTCTACACGGGCGTCAACCACAAGATCGGTGAGACGCACGACGGCGCGTCGACCACCGACTGGATGGAGCAGGAGAAGGAGCGCGGCATCACCATCACGTCCGCCGCGGTCACCTGCTTCTGGAACAAGAACCAGATCAACATCATCGACACCCCGGGTCACGTCGACTTCACGGTCGAGGTGGAGCGCTCGCTCCGCGTGCTCGACGGTGCGGTCGCCGTCTTCGACGCGAAGGAGGGCGTCGAGCCCCAGTCGGAGACCGTGTGGCGTCAGGCCGACAAGTACGTCGTCCCGCGCATCTGCTTCGTCAACAAGATGGACAAGCTGGGCGCCGACTTCTACTTCACCGTCGACACCATCGTCTCCCGCCTCGGCGCCAAGCCGCTGGTGATGCAGCTCCCGATCGGCTCCGAGTCCGACTTCGTCGGCGTCGTCGACCTGGTCGAGATGCGCGCGCTGGTCTGGCCGGGCGACGCCAAGGGTGATGTCACCATGGGCGCCAAGTACGAGGTCCAGGAGATCCCCGCCGACCTTCAGGAGAAGGCCGAGGAGTACCGCAACCGTCTCCTCGAGACCGTCGCCGAGACCGACGACGCGCTGCTCGAGAAGTTCTTCGGCGGCGAAGAGATCACCATCCCGGAGATCAAGGCGGCCATCCGCAAGCTCACCGTGAACAACGAGATCTACCCGGTCCTCTGCGGTTCGGCGTTCAAGAACCGCGGTGTCCAGCCGATGCTCGACGCCGTGATCGACTACCTGCCGTCGCCGCTCGACGTGCCGGCCATCGAGGCGCACAACCCGCGCGACGAGGAGCAGGTCATCCTGCGCCACGCCGACTCCACCGAGCCGTTCTCGGCCCTCGCGTTCAAGGTCGCCGTCCACCCGTTCTTCGGTCGTCTGACCTACGTGCGCGTGTACTCGGGCCGTGTCGACTCCGGCGCCGCGGTCGTGAACTCGACCAAGGGCAAGAAGGAGCGCATCGGCAAGATCTTCCAGATGCACGCCAACAAGGAGAACCCGGTCGACTACGTCACCGCCGGCAACATCTACGCGGTGATCGGCCTCAAGGACACCACCACCGGTGACACCCTGAGCGACCCGGACAACCAGGTGGTCCTCGAGTCGATGACCTTCCCGGAGCCCGTCATCGAGGTCGCCATCGAGCCGAAGACCAAGGCCGACCAGGAGAAGCTCGGCACGGCCATCCAGAAGCTCGCCGAAGAAGACCCGACGTTCCGCACCGAGCAGAACCAGGAGACCGGTCAGACGGTCATCAAGGGCATGGGCGAGCTGCACCTCGACATCCTCGTCGACCGCATGAAGCGCGAGTTCAACGTCGAGGCGAACGTCGGCAAGCCCCAGGTGGCCTACCGCGAGACCCTGCGCCGCGCGGTCGAGAAGTACGACTACACCCACAAGAAGCAGACCGGTGGTTCCGGTCAGTTCGCTAAGGTGCAGATCACCCTGGAGCCGCTCGAGGTGACCCCGGAGACCTCGTACGAGTTCGTGAACGCCGTCACCGGCGGTCGCGTCCCGCGCGAGTACATCCCCTCGGTCGACGCGGGCATCCAGGACGCGATGCAGGTCGGCGTTCTCGCCGGCTTCCCGACGGTGGGTGTCAAGGCGACGCTCGTCGACGGTGCCTCGCACGACGTCGACTCCTCGGAGATGGCGTTCAAGATCGCCGGCTCGATGGCCTACAAGGAGGCTGCGCGCAAGGCGAACCCGGTGCTCCTCGAGCCGCTCATGGCGGTCGAGGTGCGTACGCCGGAGGAGTACATGGGCGACGTCATCGGCGACCTCAACTCCCGCCGTGGACAGATCCAGTCCATGGAGGACGCGAGCGGCGTCAAGGTCGTGCGCGCCAACGTCCCGCTGTCCGAGATGTTCGGCTACATCGGCGACCTGCGGTCCAAGACCTCGGGCCGCGCGGTGTACTCGATGCAGTTCGACAGCTACGCGGAGGTCCCGAAGGCTGTCGCCGACGAGATCGTCCAGAAGAGCAAGGGCGAGTGA